In one Arachis duranensis cultivar V14167 chromosome 9, aradu.V14167.gnm2.J7QH, whole genome shotgun sequence genomic region, the following are encoded:
- the LOC107464680 gene encoding MLP-like protein 34 gives MTTSQVQKIETEFSIKADAKEFYDVFCNKTHQVAKACPHIVQSVVIHEGEWGTERSIISWNYVYDGKACVAKEIIEDIDKENNKMSFRVLEGDLVKHHYKSFKFLLHAVPKEKGGSMVRWTMEYEKINENTSDPHTSW, from the exons ATGACAACATCTCAAGTCCAGAAGATAGAAACAGAGTTTTCTATTAAGGCAGATGCTAAGGAATTCTATGATGTTTTCTGCAACAAGACACACCAAGTTGCCAAGGCTTGCCCTCATATTGTACAGAGTGTTGTAATTCATGAAGGTGAATGGGGAACTGAGAGATCCATCATTTCATGGAACTATGTTTATG ATGGCAAGGCTTGTGTTGCTAAGGAGATTATTGAAGACATTGacaaagaaaacaataaaatgagcTTTAGAGTGTTGGAAGGAGACCTGGTGAAGCACCACTACAAGAGCTTCAAGTTCTTGCTTCATGCTGTTCCCAAGGAAAAGGGAGGAAGCATGGTGCGTTGGACCATGGAATATGAGAAGATCAATGAAAACACTTCTGATCCTCACACGAGTTGGTAG